In Synechocystis sp. PCC 6714, the following are encoded in one genomic region:
- a CDS encoding hybrid sensor histidine kinase/response regulator encodes MFAVRLGLPLPFLHCQFQKAIAMGQVRKTLFIVDDTPDNVRLLANLLSGHGYLIRKALDASFALKSIEQCPPDLILLDVNMPRMNGYEMCARLKSNPSTQDIPIIFISALDNVLDKVKAFNLGGADYITKPFQMEEVLARIEHQLLLQQQKHQLQAEIQERRRAEQSLEISLRVVSHDLRNPVLGLSMVLNNCLKRADPEETELCLPRQTLEQMVRSCERQLALINSLVESQHWEQQGVPLVLRQLNLATLVKDFAAEWSLGLREQEVRLNLNLAENLPPIPGDTNFIWRVLENLLANSLKYNPPPRTEPLEITITVTAPGDVLICRVKDNGVGIDPAMAQRIFERYQRGDRDNNPLGLGLGLYVCKLIITAHGGQIGLNTAVDQGAEIYFTLPLTNSPA; translated from the coding sequence GTGTTTGCCGTCCGGCTAGGCTTACCCTTACCCTTTCTCCACTGTCAATTTCAGAAGGCGATCGCCATGGGCCAGGTCCGTAAAACCCTTTTTATCGTTGATGACACCCCCGATAATGTGCGCCTATTGGCCAATCTTCTATCGGGCCATGGTTATCTTATTCGCAAGGCATTAGACGCTAGTTTTGCCCTAAAAAGCATTGAACAATGCCCACCGGACCTGATCTTGCTGGACGTGAATATGCCCAGGATGAACGGCTATGAAATGTGTGCCCGGTTAAAATCCAATCCCAGTACCCAGGACATTCCCATTATTTTTATCAGCGCTTTGGATAATGTGTTGGATAAAGTTAAAGCTTTTAACCTGGGGGGAGCTGATTACATCACTAAGCCATTTCAGATGGAGGAAGTATTGGCCCGCATTGAGCATCAATTGCTACTGCAACAACAAAAGCATCAACTCCAAGCAGAAATTCAAGAGCGGAGGCGGGCAGAACAATCTCTGGAGATTTCCCTGCGGGTGGTGTCCCACGATCTGCGGAATCCAGTGTTGGGACTTTCCATGGTGTTGAACAATTGTCTCAAACGAGCCGATCCCGAGGAAACAGAACTTTGTTTGCCCCGCCAAACCTTGGAGCAAATGGTCCGTAGTTGTGAACGGCAGTTGGCTCTGATTAACTCCTTGGTGGAAAGTCAACATTGGGAACAGCAGGGGGTTCCCTTGGTGTTGCGACAACTGAATCTAGCCACACTGGTGAAGGATTTTGCCGCAGAATGGTCCCTGGGATTAAGGGAGCAAGAAGTGAGGCTCAACCTAAACCTGGCGGAAAATTTACCTCCAATTCCTGGGGATACTAACTTTATCTGGCGGGTGTTGGAAAACTTATTGGCCAATAGCCTTAAATATAACCCCCCACCCCGAACGGAGCCATTGGAAATTACCATCACCGTTACTGCTCCAGGGGACGTTTTAATTTGTCGGGTGAAGGACAATGGAGTTGGTATTGATCCGGCCATGGCCCAGCGAATTTTTGAGCGTTATCAACGGGGTGATCGGGACAATAATCCTTTGGGATTGGGTTTGGGATTATATGTTTGTAAGTTAATTATTACGGCCCATGGTGGCCAGATCGGCTTAAATACTGCTGTTGATCAAGGAGCGGAGATTTACTTTACTTTACCCCTAACAAATTCTCCTGCTTAA
- a CDS encoding response regulator — MEQRLEREDCLRSIARTLLEKDWSTAVGFALEQLGLLFGCQRTHLIYHDPAQDCLRMAEEWCEVGIAPRLSTFQRVPVSTYPWIWANLQNSDGVLVEDVEQMPPEAKVDRASLQFDLVKTILVVPMVKDAQVLGYISLVHIHNNYPWNAEELNLAKLVGQFLAIAQARHQAETTLTKAKDAADAANRAKTEFLASISHELRTPLNAIIGFSQLLYRDPNLAPHRPTLDIINRSGEHLLELINDILEMSKIEAGRTTLNEKAIDCHRLLDNLQALFQLRAQEKELLIQVERAPEVPQWIKADGGKLRQVLINLLANAIKFTAQGGVTLKVKCLTGATPHPDKEEGMSVWLHFLVADTGPGIAPQEMDKLFVPFAQTETGLKSSQGNGLGLPISQKFVQLMGGEIQVRSKVDQGSAFFFAIPVQMVPAPETNLEPSTLILPPLNQHNQKVLVVDDRQESRLLLRQLLTAQGFIVQEAENGAMAIALWESWQPQIILMDMQMPVLDGRSATRKIKATPQGHHTIIIALTASAFEEERAEILAAGCDDFLSKPFRQEKLIALLAKHLAIALPPQAKPIASPPKPFPAITAPSLAEQLAETPSPWRQQMAKIALECNEDALITLIGSLPTLPPSLAQLLATWAREYRFEQIFLALESSLGYPIPLTQPS, encoded by the coding sequence TTGGAGCAACGGTTGGAACGGGAAGATTGTCTGCGGTCTATTGCCAGAACGTTATTGGAAAAAGACTGGTCCACTGCGGTGGGGTTTGCCCTAGAGCAGTTGGGGCTATTATTCGGTTGTCAAAGGACCCATTTGATTTACCACGACCCCGCCCAGGACTGTTTGCGTATGGCGGAAGAATGGTGCGAGGTGGGCATTGCCCCCCGGTTGTCAACTTTTCAAAGGGTACCGGTTTCCACCTACCCTTGGATCTGGGCTAATTTACAGAACAGTGACGGGGTTTTGGTGGAGGATGTGGAGCAGATGCCACCGGAAGCCAAAGTGGATCGGGCTTCCCTCCAATTTGATCTGGTTAAAACCATTCTGGTGGTGCCCATGGTCAAAGATGCCCAGGTGTTGGGCTACATTAGCTTGGTTCATATCCACAATAATTATCCCTGGAACGCTGAGGAACTAAATCTAGCTAAGCTGGTGGGACAATTTTTGGCGATCGCCCAGGCCCGCCATCAAGCGGAGACCACATTAACTAAAGCCAAGGATGCGGCGGATGCGGCCAACCGGGCCAAAACGGAGTTTTTAGCCAGCATTAGCCATGAACTGCGGACTCCCCTCAATGCCATCATCGGTTTTAGTCAACTATTGTACCGAGATCCTAATCTGGCCCCCCATCGTCCCACCCTAGACATCATTAACCGTAGTGGTGAGCATTTACTAGAACTAATTAACGATATTTTGGAAATGTCCAAAATCGAGGCGGGGCGCACCACTTTGAACGAGAAGGCCATTGATTGCCACCGTCTGTTGGATAACTTGCAAGCCCTTTTTCAACTGCGGGCCCAGGAAAAAGAACTGCTAATCCAGGTGGAAAGAGCGCCAGAAGTGCCCCAATGGATTAAGGCAGATGGGGGGAAGTTGCGCCAGGTGTTGATTAACCTATTGGCCAACGCAATTAAATTTACGGCCCAAGGTGGTGTCACCCTCAAAGTTAAATGTCTCACCGGTGCTACTCCCCATCCCGACAAGGAAGAAGGCATGTCTGTTTGGCTGCATTTTTTGGTGGCGGACACTGGCCCGGGCATTGCGCCCCAGGAAATGGATAAGCTCTTTGTGCCCTTCGCCCAGACAGAAACGGGACTAAAGTCTTCCCAAGGTAACGGCTTGGGGTTACCCATTAGCCAAAAGTTTGTTCAGTTAATGGGGGGCGAAATTCAGGTGCGGAGCAAAGTTGATCAGGGCAGTGCCTTCTTTTTTGCCATTCCGGTACAAATGGTGCCCGCTCCCGAGACTAATCTGGAGCCATCGACCTTAATTCTGCCTCCCCTCAATCAACATAATCAAAAAGTTCTTGTGGTAGATGATCGCCAGGAAAGTCGCTTACTTCTGCGACAATTGCTCACAGCCCAGGGTTTCATTGTCCAAGAGGCGGAAAACGGGGCTATGGCGATCGCCCTTTGGGAAAGCTGGCAACCCCAGATAATTTTAATGGATATGCAAATGCCAGTACTAGATGGTCGCAGTGCCACCCGGAAAATTAAGGCTACCCCCCAGGGACATCACACCATTATCATTGCCCTTACCGCCAGTGCCTTTGAAGAAGAAAGAGCCGAGATTCTAGCCGCTGGCTGTGATGACTTTTTGAGTAAACCCTTTCGACAAGAAAAATTAATTGCTCTCTTGGCCAAGCATCTAGCCATAGCCCTGCCTCCCCAGGCTAAACCGATCGCCTCCCCTCCCAAGCCTTTTCCCGCCATCACCGCTCCTTCTTTGGCGGAACAATTGGCCGAGACCCCCAGCCCCTGGCGACAACAGATGGCCAAGATCGCCCTAGAATGCAATGAGGATGCCCTCATCACCTTAATTGGCTCCCTGCCGACCCTGCCGCCGTCCCTAGCCCAACTTTTGGCCACCTGGGCCCGGGAATACCGATTTGAGCAAATTTTCCTGGCCCTTGAATCCAGCCTTGGGTATCCCATCCCTTTGACCCAGCCTAGTTGA
- the atpD gene encoding F0F1 ATP synthase subunit beta, whose protein sequence is MVAVKEATNVGKITQVIGPVIDARFPSGKLPRIYNALKVQGRNSAGNEVAVTCEVQQLLGDNQVRAVAMSSTDGLVRGMDVVDTGAPISVPVGTGTLGRIFNVLGEPVDNKGPVPAGETFPIHRPAPKLVDLETKPQVFETGIKVIDLLTPYRQGGKIGLFGGAGVGKTVIMMELINNIAIQHGGVSVFGGVGERTREGNDLYNEMIESNVINAEKPEESKIALVYGQMNEPPGARMRVGLTALTMAEYFRDVNKQDVLLFIDNIFRFVQAGSEVSALLGRMPSAVGYQPTLGTDVGDLQERITSTKEGSITSIQAVYVPADDLTDPAPATTFAHLDGTTVLSRGLAAKGIYPAVDPLDSTSTMLQPSIVGEEHYNTAREVQSTLQRYKELQDIIAILGLDELSEEDRLTVDRARKIERFLSQPFFVAEVFTGAPGKYVSLADTIKGFKAILAGELDDLPEQAFYLVGDIEEAKAKGAKLKEG, encoded by the coding sequence ATGGTAGCCGTAAAAGAAGCAACTAACGTTGGCAAAATCACCCAGGTCATCGGGCCTGTAATTGACGCTCGATTCCCCAGTGGTAAATTGCCCCGTATTTATAATGCCCTTAAAGTCCAAGGCAGAAATTCTGCTGGTAACGAAGTAGCTGTTACCTGTGAAGTGCAACAGCTTCTCGGCGACAACCAAGTCCGCGCCGTAGCCATGAGTTCCACCGATGGCCTCGTGCGGGGTATGGACGTGGTGGATACCGGTGCCCCCATTAGTGTTCCCGTCGGCACTGGCACCCTCGGTCGTATTTTTAACGTTCTCGGTGAGCCTGTTGACAACAAAGGCCCCGTGCCCGCTGGTGAAACTTTCCCCATTCACCGCCCCGCTCCCAAATTGGTGGATTTGGAAACCAAGCCCCAAGTATTTGAAACCGGTATTAAAGTAATTGATCTGCTTACTCCCTACCGTCAGGGTGGCAAAATTGGTCTCTTCGGTGGCGCCGGCGTAGGCAAAACCGTGATTATGATGGAATTGATCAACAACATCGCCATCCAGCACGGTGGTGTATCCGTATTTGGTGGAGTAGGAGAACGGACCCGGGAAGGGAATGACCTCTACAACGAAATGATCGAATCCAACGTAATCAACGCCGAAAAACCAGAAGAGTCAAAAATCGCCCTGGTGTACGGTCAGATGAACGAACCCCCCGGGGCTCGGATGCGGGTGGGCTTAACCGCTTTGACCATGGCGGAATATTTCCGGGACGTCAATAAGCAAGATGTGTTGCTCTTCATTGACAACATTTTCCGTTTCGTCCAAGCTGGTTCAGAAGTGTCTGCGCTGTTGGGCCGGATGCCCTCTGCGGTAGGTTACCAGCCCACTCTAGGTACGGACGTTGGGGATTTGCAAGAGCGGATTACCTCCACCAAGGAGGGTTCCATCACCTCTATCCAAGCGGTGTATGTACCGGCGGACGATTTGACTGACCCCGCCCCCGCCACCACCTTTGCCCACTTGGACGGTACCACTGTGCTTTCCCGTGGTTTGGCTGCTAAAGGTATTTATCCGGCGGTAGACCCCTTGGATTCCACCAGTACCATGCTCCAGCCCTCCATCGTTGGGGAAGAGCACTACAACACTGCCCGGGAAGTGCAATCCACCCTGCAACGCTACAAAGAATTGCAAGATATCATTGCTATTCTCGGCTTGGATGAATTGTCTGAGGAAGACCGTTTGACCGTAGATCGGGCCCGGAAAATTGAGCGTTTCCTTTCCCAACCCTTCTTCGTTGCTGAAGTATTTACCGGTGCCCCCGGCAAGTACGTTTCTTTAGCTGACACCATCAAAGGTTTCAAAGCTATTTTGGCTGGTGAATTGGATGATTTACCGGAGCAAGCTTTCTACCTGGTGGGAGACATCGAGGAAGCTAAGGCCAAAGGTGCCAAGCTCAAAGAAGGCTAA
- the atpC gene encoding ATP synthase F1 subunit epsilon: MTLTVRVITPDKVVWDEEVQELILPSTTGQLGILSNHAPLLTALEIGVMRVRPGKDWQNIAVMGGFAEIENNEVKVLVNGAELGTNIDAESARQAYAEAQGALEEANRGEDKPSQLKASNNYKKARARLQAAGGAV; encoded by the coding sequence ATGACGTTAACAGTACGGGTAATCACACCGGATAAAGTGGTTTGGGACGAAGAAGTGCAGGAACTCATTCTCCCCAGCACCACCGGTCAACTGGGTATCCTCAGTAACCACGCTCCCCTGCTCACCGCTTTGGAAATTGGGGTGATGCGGGTGCGCCCCGGTAAAGACTGGCAGAATATTGCTGTCATGGGGGGCTTTGCCGAGATAGAAAATAATGAAGTCAAGGTATTGGTCAACGGAGCTGAATTGGGCACCAACATTGATGCTGAATCAGCCCGCCAAGCCTATGCCGAAGCCCAAGGGGCCTTGGAAGAAGCCAACCGGGGGGAAGATAAACCTAGTCAACTCAAGGCTTCCAATAACTATAAAAAGGCCCGGGCCCGGCTCCAGGCAGCCGGCGGTGCAGTCTAG
- a CDS encoding M16 family metallopeptidase, whose protein sequence is MAIAVFSNVYLNPAIARDLGGQPKTHDQLTFPPLPEITLPDYERYTLPNGLVVYLMPDRRLPLVSGSVVMRVGSRWEPADQVGLAQLTGTTMRLGGTEKYPPGELNTLLEQKAAAIETSIGTASGSASFSALSKDFDQVFDLFAQVVQNPAFDEAQISLAKNQIRGGIARRNDDPGDIASREFIKMLYGPTSPYARTVEYQTLANIDRQDIVDFHRRYIRPDQMILGIVGDFNGETIKQTIAERFGNWQVSGTAPQLTPPDASQVNDSEVFLVDLPHVTQSNVLLGQIGGMVDSPDYASLSVMNGVLGGFAGRLFNNIRSQQGLAYSVSGSWQARYDYPGYFLAGGPTRTETTVQFLQSLLEEFEQLRTTEVTPTELAYAKDSILNSFVFNFEQPGQTLSRLMTYEYYGYPEDFIFTYQQAVMDTTVEDVQRVAAKYLRPEQMIAVIVGQGDGLRPKLEALNRRVEVLDIAIPEANS, encoded by the coding sequence ATGGCGATCGCCGTTTTTAGCAATGTTTATCTCAATCCTGCCATTGCTAGGGATCTGGGAGGCCAACCCAAAACCCATGACCAATTAACTTTTCCACCTTTACCGGAAATCACCCTGCCGGACTACGAACGCTATACCTTGCCCAATGGTTTGGTGGTTTATCTGATGCCTGACCGGAGACTGCCCCTGGTGTCTGGCTCCGTGGTGATGCGGGTAGGCTCCCGTTGGGAACCGGCGGATCAGGTGGGCTTAGCCCAGTTAACTGGGACAACCATGCGCCTGGGAGGGACAGAAAAATATCCCCCAGGGGAACTTAACACTCTGTTGGAGCAAAAGGCCGCCGCCATCGAAACCAGTATTGGCACCGCTTCCGGTTCCGCCAGCTTTTCTGCCCTGAGTAAGGATTTTGACCAGGTATTTGATCTGTTTGCCCAGGTAGTTCAAAACCCAGCCTTTGATGAAGCCCAAATTAGCTTGGCTAAGAACCAAATTCGAGGCGGCATTGCCCGTCGTAACGATGATCCAGGGGATATTGCCAGTCGGGAATTTATCAAAATGCTCTACGGCCCCACCAGTCCCTACGCCCGGACAGTGGAGTACCAAACTTTAGCCAATATTGACCGCCAGGATATTGTCGATTTTCATCGGCGCTACATCCGTCCTGACCAAATGATTTTGGGCATTGTCGGAGACTTTAACGGCGAAACCATTAAGCAGACCATTGCGGAAAGGTTTGGTAATTGGCAGGTGTCGGGCACTGCGCCCCAATTAACGCCGCCGGACGCTAGCCAAGTTAATGACAGTGAAGTTTTTTTGGTGGATTTACCCCACGTTACCCAGAGCAACGTTCTACTGGGACAAATTGGCGGCATGGTGGACAGCCCTGACTATGCTTCTCTATCGGTGATGAATGGGGTTTTAGGGGGCTTTGCCGGACGGTTATTTAACAATATCCGTTCCCAACAGGGCTTAGCCTATAGCGTTTCCGGTAGTTGGCAGGCCCGCTATGACTACCCGGGTTATTTTCTGGCCGGCGGCCCCACCCGTACGGAAACCACAGTGCAATTTCTCCAATCTTTACTAGAGGAATTTGAGCAGCTACGGACTACAGAAGTGACTCCGACGGAATTAGCCTATGCCAAGGACTCGATTTTGAATTCCTTTGTGTTTAACTTTGAACAACCAGGGCAAACCCTTTCCCGTCTGATGACCTATGAGTATTATGGGTATCCGGAGGATTTTATTTTCACCTACCAACAGGCTGTTATGGATACTACGGTGGAGGATGTGCAACGGGTGGCGGCTAAGTATCTTCGCCCGGAACAGATGATTGCGGTCATTGTGGGGCAAGGTGATGGCCTTAGGCCAAAACTAGAGGCCCTAAATCGCCGAGTGGAAGTTTTGGACATTGCTATTCCTGAAGCCAATAGTTAA
- a CDS encoding beta-ketoacyl-ACP synthase: MAGVGKKTGVVVTGIGLRTGLGDRQETWQQLLQGQTAIKLEQPFLNLPLLPLALLGNCPWDLEQLMPDLVRAALNDAQLNCSTKTWGVAIGSSRASQGHWEDWVSSNAHPSAPPNFSPVDWWQTLPDQAARLAAQLLPEVEVMQSPMAACATGLWAIAKGVDLIREGYCQRVLAGAVEAPITPLTLAGFSRMATLARDGCYPFDRQRQGLVLGEGGALLVLETQELAQSRKARIYGEILGWGFSCDALHRSTPAFDNRSAQKAVEHCLARSGLTPEHIDLIHPHGTGTSFNDRREAALIQTLFPQNPSITSSKGATGHTLGASGAIAVALTLLSLHQQKLPPCVGLTEPEFPLNFVGVESAQQATNPLSYGLCLSFGFGGQNGAIAVGNGIE, translated from the coding sequence ATGGCTGGCGTTGGCAAAAAAACAGGGGTGGTGGTCACAGGCATTGGTTTACGTACTGGCCTAGGCGATCGCCAAGAAACCTGGCAGCAATTATTACAGGGCCAAACGGCCATCAAGCTGGAACAACCTTTTCTTAATTTGCCACTGTTACCCCTTGCTCTACTGGGGAATTGCCCTTGGGACCTGGAGCAATTGATGCCGGATTTAGTCCGGGCAGCCCTTAACGATGCCCAGCTTAATTGCAGCACCAAAACCTGGGGAGTGGCGATTGGTTCTAGTCGGGCGAGCCAAGGCCATTGGGAAGATTGGGTAAGCAGTAATGCCCACCCTTCAGCACCGCCCAATTTTTCCCCCGTTGATTGGTGGCAAACTCTTCCGGATCAAGCCGCCCGTTTAGCGGCCCAACTTTTGCCAGAAGTGGAGGTGATGCAGTCTCCCATGGCCGCCTGTGCTACGGGGCTGTGGGCGATCGCCAAAGGGGTGGATCTCATCAGGGAAGGTTATTGTCAAAGGGTTTTAGCTGGAGCTGTGGAGGCCCCCATTACGCCCTTGACCCTAGCGGGTTTTAGTAGAATGGCCACGTTGGCCCGGGATGGTTGTTATCCCTTTGATCGCCAACGGCAAGGTTTAGTGTTGGGGGAAGGGGGAGCCCTGTTGGTGCTGGAAACCCAGGAATTAGCCCAAAGCAGAAAGGCGAGAATTTACGGCGAAATTTTGGGTTGGGGTTTTAGTTGTGATGCTCTCCACCGCAGTACCCCCGCCTTTGATAACCGTAGTGCCCAAAAAGCTGTGGAGCATTGCCTTGCCCGCAGTGGTTTAACCCCAGAGCACATTGACTTAATCCATCCCCACGGCACCGGCACCTCCTTTAATGACCGACGGGAAGCCGCTTTAATCCAAACTCTTTTTCCTCAAAATCCCTCCATTACTTCCAGCAAAGGTGCCACTGGCCATACCCTAGGGGCCTCAGGGGCGATCGCCGTAGCTTTAACTTTATTAAGCCTTCATCAGCAAAAATTGCCTCCCTGTGTTGGTTTGACAGAACCGGAATTTCCTCTAAACTTTGTCGGCGTTGAATCAGCTCAGCAAGCAACTAACCCTTTAAGCTATGGTCTCTGTCTCAGTTTTGGCTTTGGCGGTCAGAATGGGGCGATCGCCGTGGGCAATGGCATCGAATGA
- a CDS encoding Ni/Fe hydrogenase subunit alpha: protein MSKTIVIDPVTRIEGHAKISIFLNDQGNVDDVRFHVVEYRGFEKFCEGRPMWEMAGITARICGICPVSHLLCAAKTGDKLLAVQIPPAGEKLRRLMNLGQITQSHALSFFHLSSPDFLLGWDSDPATRNVFGLIASDPDLARAGIRLRQFGQTVIELLGAKKIHSAWSVPGGVRSPLSEEGRQWIVDRLPEAKQTIYLALNLFKDLLDRFETEVAEFGKFPSLFMGLVGKNNEWEHYGGHLRFTDSEGNIVADNLSEDNYADFIGESVEKWSYLKFPYYKPLGYPDGIYRVGPLARLNVCHYIGTAEADRELDEYRQRAGGVATSSFFYHYARLVEILACLEAIELLMDDGDILSKNCRARAEINCTEAVGVSEAPRGTLFHHYKVDKDGLIEKVNLIIATGNNNLAMNKTVAQIAKYYIRNNNVQEGFLNRVEAGIRCYDPCLSCSTHAAGQMPLLIDLVNTQGEVIKSIQRD from the coding sequence ATGTCTAAAACCATTGTTATTGATCCCGTCACCCGCATTGAAGGCCACGCCAAAATTTCTATTTTTCTCAACGATCAGGGAAATGTGGACGACGTCCGCTTCCATGTGGTGGAGTATCGGGGTTTTGAAAAATTCTGTGAAGGCCGCCCCATGTGGGAAATGGCCGGTATTACCGCCCGTATTTGTGGCATTTGTCCCGTCAGTCATCTTCTCTGTGCTGCTAAAACCGGAGATAAATTGTTAGCAGTGCAAATCCCTCCGGCCGGCGAAAAACTACGGCGCTTGATGAATTTAGGACAAATCACCCAATCCCATGCCCTGAGTTTTTTCCATCTCAGTAGTCCTGACTTTTTGTTGGGTTGGGATAGTGACCCCGCCACCCGCAATGTTTTTGGACTAATCGCCTCCGACCCTGATTTAGCTAGGGCTGGTATCCGTTTACGGCAATTTGGCCAAACGGTAATTGAACTTTTAGGCGCTAAGAAAATTCACTCTGCTTGGTCAGTGCCGGGGGGAGTCCGATCGCCGTTGTCAGAAGAGGGAAGACAGTGGATTGTGGATCGTTTACCAGAGGCAAAACAAACCATTTATCTAGCTTTAAATTTGTTTAAAGATCTGTTGGATCGTTTTGAAACAGAAGTGGCAGAATTTGGTAAATTTCCTTCTCTATTTATGGGCTTAGTGGGCAAAAACAATGAATGGGAACATTATGGTGGCCATTTGCGGTTTACGGACAGTGAAGGCAATATTGTGGCCGATAATCTCAGTGAAGATAATTACGCTGATTTTATTGGGGAATCGGTGGAAAAATGGTCCTATTTAAAATTTCCCTACTACAAACCCCTGGGCTATCCCGATGGCATTTATCGGGTGGGGCCCTTAGCTCGTCTCAATGTTTGCCATTACATTGGCACCGCCGAAGCAGATCGAGAATTGGACGAGTATCGACAACGGGCTGGCGGTGTGGCTACATCTTCCTTCTTCTACCATTACGCCCGCTTAGTGGAAATTTTGGCCTGCTTAGAAGCCATTGAATTATTGATGGATGATGGGGATATTCTCTCGAAAAATTGCCGGGCCAGGGCGGAAATCAATTGTACTGAAGCGGTGGGGGTGAGTGAAGCACCCCGGGGCACCTTATTCCACCATTACAAAGTAGATAAAGATGGCTTAATTGAAAAAGTTAACCTGATCATTGCCACTGGCAACAATAACCTAGCCATGAATAAAACCGTGGCCCAGATTGCTAAATATTACATCCGTAATAACAATGTGCAGGAAGGCTTTTTAAACCGGGTAGAAGCGGGCATTCGTTGTTACGATCCCTGTCTCAGTTGCTCCACCCATGCGGCGGGACAAATGCCATTGCTGATCGATTTAGTGAATACCCAGGGGGAAGTAATTAAGTCCATCCAGCGGGATTAA
- a CDS encoding type II toxin-antitoxin system VapC family toxin, producing the protein MINQSYSMTCIDSNFILRLLVGYYEETIYLEMWNEWCNANIKIIATDLINYEVTNVLWHLNRTKQITYSQAQIALTETFNLGIELYPNSELHQDALAIAEKFQLPTTYDAHYLALSERLDIDFHTCDKKFFNFVQQNFPGIKLVVTNSS; encoded by the coding sequence ATGATCAATCAAAGTTACTCAATGACTTGTATTGATTCAAACTTCATCCTCCGACTTCTTGTTGGATACTATGAGGAAACTATCTACCTTGAGATGTGGAATGAATGGTGTAATGCAAATATTAAGATTATTGCTACTGATCTAATCAACTACGAAGTAACTAATGTTTTATGGCATTTAAACAGGACTAAACAGATTACCTACAGTCAAGCTCAAATTGCTCTTACAGAAACTTTTAATCTTGGCATTGAACTTTATCCAAACTCAGAACTACATCAAGATGCTTTGGCGATCGCCGAAAAATTCCAATTACCTACCACCTATGATGCCCATTATTTAGCTTTATCAGAAAGATTAGATATAGACTTCCATACCTGCGATAAAAAATTTTTTAATTTCGTACAACAAAATTTCCCTGGAATAAAATTAGTTGTCACCAATAGCAGTTGA
- a CDS encoding oxidoreductase has product MSKIRFATVWLAGCSGCHMSFLDMDEWLIDLAQKVDVVFSPVGSDLKEYPDNVDICLVEGAIANEENLELALELRKKTKVVISFGDCAVTANVPGMRNMLKGSDPVLRRAYIELGDGTPQLPNEPGIVPPLLDKVLPLHEVIPVDIFMPGCPPDAHRIRATLEPLLNGEHPLMEGRAMIKFG; this is encoded by the coding sequence ATGTCTAAAATTCGTTTTGCTACCGTTTGGCTTGCCGGCTGTTCCGGTTGTCATATGTCCTTCCTTGATATGGACGAATGGTTAATCGATTTAGCTCAAAAGGTAGATGTGGTTTTTAGTCCCGTTGGTTCCGACCTCAAAGAATATCCCGACAATGTTGATATTTGCTTAGTGGAAGGGGCGATCGCCAATGAGGAAAATTTAGAGCTGGCCCTAGAGTTAAGGAAAAAAACTAAAGTAGTTATTTCCTTTGGGGATTGTGCGGTAACTGCCAATGTCCCGGGTATGCGTAATATGCTCAAAGGTAGCGATCCCGTTTTACGACGAGCCTATATTGAACTAGGAGATGGCACGCCTCAACTGCCTAATGAACCTGGTATTGTACCGCCCCTATTAGACAAAGTTCTTCCCCTACATGAAGTTATTCCTGTGGATATTTTTATGCCTGGTTGTCCCCCCGATGCCCACCGCATTCGAGCAACGTTAGAACCATTATTAAATGGGGAACATCCCCTGATGGAAGGGCGGGCCATGATTAAGTTTGGTTAA